From Chryseobacterium joostei, the proteins below share one genomic window:
- a CDS encoding BrxA/BrxB family bacilliredoxin, translating to MYPTDLVMPMKAELTDKGFQDLTSPAQVEEALKQSGTTLLVINSVCGCAAGAARPGVVYSLTGDKKPDHLTTVFAGFDTEAVVEARKHLAPFPPSSPCVALFKDGELVHMLERHHIEGNPAGAIAANLQAAYDEYC from the coding sequence ATGTACCCAACAGATTTAGTAATGCCTATGAAGGCTGAACTTACAGATAAAGGTTTTCAAGATTTAACATCTCCTGCACAGGTAGAAGAGGCGTTAAAGCAGTCTGGAACTACATTATTGGTTATTAACTCCGTATGCGGATGTGCTGCGGGAGCTGCAAGACCAGGAGTAGTTTACTCTTTGACTGGAGATAAAAAACCTGATCATTTAACAACTGTGTTTGCAGGATTTGATACAGAAGCTGTAGTTGAGGCAAGAAAACACCTTGCTCCATTTCCTCCAAGCTCACCTTGTGTAGCGCTTTTCAAGGATGGTGAATTGGTTCACATGTTGGAAAGACACCACATCGAAGGAAACCCTGCGGGAGCTATTGCAGCAAACCTTCAGGCTGCTTATGACGAGTACTGTTAA
- a CDS encoding GatB/YqeY domain-containing protein, whose amino-acid sequence MSLENIISDAIKTAMREKDRVALDSLRAVKSQILLLKTEARGAEVSAEQEIAILQRMIKQRKDSFEQFSAQGRQDLAEVEEAQMKVIEKFLPKQLSAEELETEIKTIISDTGAESIKDLGKVMGAASKALAGKSDGKSISEMVKKLLS is encoded by the coding sequence ATGAGTTTAGAAAATATAATAAGCGACGCAATAAAAACAGCAATGAGAGAAAAGGACAGAGTTGCCTTGGATTCTCTGCGTGCTGTAAAGTCCCAAATTCTTCTTTTAAAAACTGAAGCCAGAGGTGCTGAAGTTTCTGCAGAACAGGAAATTGCTATTCTTCAGAGAATGATTAAGCAACGTAAAGACTCTTTTGAACAGTTCTCTGCTCAAGGGAGACAAGACCTTGCTGAAGTAGAAGAAGCTCAAATGAAAGTAATTGAGAAGTTTTTACCAAAACAACTTTCAGCAGAAGAATTAGAAACAGAAATTAAAACCATAATTTCTGACACCGGCGCTGAATCCATTAAGGATTTAGGAAAGGTAATGGGAGCAGCCTCAAAGGCATTAGCCGGAAAATCTGACGGAAAAAGTATTTCCGAGATGGTTAAGAAACTCCTTTCATAA
- the ftsZ gene encoding cell division protein FtsZ, with amino-acid sequence MENIGTQGFSFDLPKGNSSIIKVIGVGGGGNNALKHMYEKGIHGVDFVVCNTDAQTLDNNPVANKVQLGTSITEGLGAGADPEVGEKSAIESIEDIKAAMGQNTKMVFITAGMGGGTGTGAAPVIAKVAKDMGILTVGIVTVPFSFEGKRRLEQAENGLEKLKNNVDSLIVINNDKLRQQFGNLGFKQGFSKADEVLANAAKGMAEVITGYFDVNIDFRDAKSVLQNSGTALMSTGTASGENKAEEAVRKALDSPLLNDNKITGAKNVLLLIRSGAEEVTMDEIGIIMDHIQKEAGNTADIIFGVGADEELGDAVSVLVIATGFSNDNKKFSGPTEKIRISLNDSFEAPKSSPFKTREERASTPEATHDFGGKNLFRLDDEDHDTPKFNMKSTEKKMIIEEEEIRTEIKFFDKEENTVNTPEQEWRNEDEDGQDAFSLFSIDEEDEDPNDLEIQSFSFDFENKKDEPQSGNTFNNSASQEKPVEFSFFVNEPVRNEPKTDFGQPKAEFSAPVSAVVEPTQKIETFYQKEEPRTETRPAFETRTEIETPKTEESEFTFVNKTIDQDRVIERRNKLKEFNSRYQSFDSTSEFESIPAFKRKNISIDGTNASDQNINTYMSDNNGSMQIRENRFLNKDVD; translated from the coding sequence ATGGAAAATATAGGTACACAAGGATTTTCATTTGATCTACCAAAAGGGAATTCATCCATCATAAAAGTAATCGGTGTAGGAGGCGGTGGTAACAACGCCCTAAAGCACATGTACGAAAAAGGAATTCATGGAGTTGACTTCGTGGTATGTAATACAGATGCTCAAACTCTAGATAATAACCCCGTTGCCAATAAAGTTCAGTTAGGAACTTCCATCACGGAAGGTCTTGGAGCTGGTGCAGATCCTGAAGTAGGAGAAAAATCTGCAATCGAAAGTATTGAAGATATCAAGGCAGCTATGGGACAGAACACGAAAATGGTGTTCATCACTGCCGGAATGGGTGGTGGTACCGGTACCGGAGCAGCTCCTGTCATTGCTAAAGTAGCAAAGGATATGGGAATACTGACTGTGGGAATCGTTACAGTTCCTTTCAGCTTCGAAGGAAAAAGAAGACTGGAACAGGCAGAAAACGGTCTGGAAAAATTAAAAAACAACGTTGATTCATTAATTGTAATCAATAACGATAAATTAAGACAGCAATTCGGAAACCTTGGATTTAAGCAAGGATTCTCAAAAGCAGATGAAGTCTTAGCCAATGCTGCCAAAGGTATGGCAGAGGTTATTACGGGTTACTTTGATGTAAACATTGACTTTAGAGATGCTAAATCTGTACTTCAGAACTCTGGTACTGCACTAATGTCTACAGGAACAGCTTCAGGCGAAAACAAAGCAGAAGAGGCAGTAAGAAAGGCCCTTGATTCTCCATTGCTGAATGACAATAAAATTACAGGTGCCAAAAACGTACTATTGCTAATCAGAAGTGGTGCAGAAGAGGTAACAATGGACGAAATTGGTATCATCATGGACCACATCCAGAAAGAAGCAGGAAATACTGCAGACATCATTTTTGGAGTAGGTGCTGATGAGGAATTAGGAGATGCAGTAAGTGTACTTGTTATTGCTACAGGATTCTCTAATGACAATAAGAAATTCTCTGGTCCTACAGAGAAAATCAGAATCAGTCTTAATGACAGTTTTGAAGCTCCAAAATCCTCTCCCTTTAAAACAAGAGAAGAAAGAGCATCAACTCCTGAAGCAACACATGATTTCGGAGGAAAAAACCTTTTCAGATTAGATGACGAAGACCATGATACTCCCAAGTTCAATATGAAGTCTACTGAAAAAAAAATGATTATTGAAGAAGAGGAAATCAGAACGGAAATAAAATTCTTTGATAAAGAGGAAAATACAGTAAACACACCTGAACAGGAATGGAGAAATGAAGACGAAGATGGTCAGGATGCTTTCAGCCTATTCTCTATTGATGAAGAAGACGAAGATCCAAACGACCTGGAAATTCAGTCTTTCTCATTTGATTTTGAAAATAAAAAGGATGAGCCTCAATCAGGGAATACATTCAACAATTCAGCTTCACAAGAAAAACCTGTTGAATTCAGCTTCTTTGTGAATGAACCTGTTAGAAATGAGCCAAAGACAGATTTTGGGCAGCCTAAAGCCGAGTTTAGTGCTCCGGTAAGCGCTGTTGTAGAGCCTACTCAAAAGATAGAGACATTCTACCAAAAAGAGGAGCCTAGAACTGAAACAAGGCCTGCTTTTGAAACCAGAACAGAAATCGAAACCCCAAAAACTGAAGAATCTGAGTTCACATTCGTGAATAAAACGATTGATCAGGACAGGGTAATAGAAAGAAGAAATAAACTAAAAGAATTCAATTCCCGTTATCAAAGCTTTGACAGCACAAGTGAATTCGAGTCTATTCCTGCTTTCAAAAGAAAAAATATTTCGATTGACGGAACCAATGCATCAGACCAGAATATCAACACTTATATGTCTGACAACAATGGTTCTATGCAGATCAGAGAAAATAGATTCTTGAATAAAGACGTAGACTAA
- a CDS encoding GH3 auxin-responsive promoter family protein produces MATKALFNTVVNWFIRQRIDQIQNFMDHPIETQKGILFSQLFHAEDTEYGKLHGFNSISSYQDFKNKVPIVTYEDFEPYIERARQGHKDVSWPGLIKHFAKSSGTTNARSKFIPISAESLEYCHMKAGKDMVSIYANNHPENQLFNYKNLRLGGSSELYADFNTKFGDLSAILIDNLPFWVEITTTPSKKVSLMGEWESKLKAITSEVKNEDVGSILGVPSWMMVLLQRVLKETSVGSISELWPNLEVFFHGGISFKPYKEQYKQIIGKNINYYEIYNASEGFFGIQDRSNSDEMLLMLDYGIFYEFIPMDQFHFSDPKVVSLEDVEIGKNYAMVITTNGGLWRYLIGDTVIFTSTNPFRIKITGRTKHYINAFGEELMINNVESALSKACENTGAQITDFTGAPVFMKNNEGGAHEWIFEFSQYPDNLDKFIDAFDQHLKTINSDYEAKRYNNMTLKRPIVHIAKDNLFYHWLESKGKLGGQNKVPRLSNDREYIEPLLELNKSN; encoded by the coding sequence ATGGCAACCAAGGCACTTTTCAATACTGTGGTCAACTGGTTCATCCGTCAAAGGATAGACCAGATTCAAAATTTCATGGATCATCCCATTGAAACACAGAAAGGTATATTGTTTTCTCAACTGTTTCATGCAGAGGATACAGAATATGGCAAACTGCATGGATTCAACTCTATTTCAAGCTATCAGGATTTTAAAAATAAGGTCCCTATCGTTACCTATGAAGATTTTGAACCTTATATTGAAAGGGCGCGCCAGGGTCACAAGGATGTCAGCTGGCCGGGACTGATTAAACATTTTGCTAAATCATCGGGAACAACCAATGCAAGAAGCAAGTTTATTCCTATTTCAGCAGAAAGTCTTGAATATTGTCACATGAAGGCTGGAAAAGACATGGTTTCCATTTATGCAAACAACCATCCTGAAAATCAGCTTTTTAATTATAAAAATTTACGTCTCGGCGGAAGTTCGGAACTGTATGCTGATTTTAACACAAAATTTGGCGACTTATCTGCTATTTTAATTGATAACCTCCCATTTTGGGTAGAAATAACCACCACCCCAAGCAAGAAAGTTTCTTTGATGGGAGAATGGGAAAGCAAACTGAAAGCAATTACCTCGGAAGTAAAAAATGAGGATGTAGGAAGTATTTTGGGAGTTCCTAGCTGGATGATGGTTCTTTTACAGCGCGTATTAAAGGAAACCAGCGTAGGAAGTATTTCTGAGCTGTGGCCTAATTTGGAGGTCTTTTTCCACGGTGGAATCAGCTTTAAGCCCTATAAGGAACAATACAAGCAGATTATCGGAAAAAACATCAATTACTACGAAATTTACAATGCATCTGAGGGATTCTTTGGAATACAGGACAGATCCAATAGTGATGAGATGCTTCTGATGTTGGATTATGGGATATTCTACGAGTTTATACCAATGGATCAGTTTCATTTCTCAGATCCAAAGGTAGTAAGTCTGGAGGATGTGGAAATTGGGAAAAACTACGCTATGGTTATCACTACCAACGGCGGACTATGGAGATACCTAATCGGAGATACAGTTATCTTTACATCCACAAACCCTTTCAGGATAAAAATAACAGGAAGAACCAAGCATTATATCAATGCTTTTGGGGAAGAGCTAATGATTAATAACGTAGAATCTGCTCTTTCAAAGGCGTGTGAAAATACAGGCGCCCAGATTACAGACTTTACCGGCGCTCCGGTCTTTATGAAAAATAATGAAGGGGGTGCTCACGAATGGATCTTTGAATTCAGTCAATATCCGGATAATCTCGATAAATTTATTGATGCTTTTGATCAGCACCTAAAGACCATTAATTCGGATTACGAAGCAAAAAGATACAACAATATGACCCTTAAAAGGCCTATTGTACATATTGCAAAAGATAATTTGTTCTATCACTGGCTTGAATCCAAAGGAAAACTTGGAGGACAGAACAAGGTACCAAGGTTAAGTAATGACAGGGAGTATATAGAACCGCTGTTAGAACTTAATAAGTCAAATTAA